The following proteins are co-located in the Malus sylvestris chromosome 13, drMalSylv7.2, whole genome shotgun sequence genome:
- the LOC126595446 gene encoding uncharacterized protein LOC126595446: MAGSGGECSDLKGVDEFDAKKKVKEESSDAATLTKKLMKDAKALGLIQGAVSDEIFPWISHKDTSKGAWDILMQEFHGNKQVRSVELQGLRREFEYTKMRDDESLLVYLTKLFNLINQMRSYGEELSRERIVLKMLISLPSTYDSICSVIEHSRDIDVIEVQEVVDSLKSFAQRLGRHNENKTERAFASLIVNSKPANSFGNENNRYQKNWKPKFKKWDKKPTYQFEKQIVAAEVDKKSIEDVWYVDSGCSNHMTGKEDVLVDIDKSITAKVEMGTGHLVNVIGKGSLMVNTKMERRYIKEVMLVSGLKENLLSVVQMMEHGYFLIFRDNKVEIYDDSSLSNLVAKTVTKARNRYKLKKLRSDKGGEYTSMEFNKFCEEMRMER, from the exons atggcaggGTCTGGAGGTG AGTGCTCAGATTTGAAGGGAGTTGATGAATTTGatgcaaagaagaaggtgaaggaGGAATCAAGTGATGCTGCAACTCTCACGAAAAAGCTCATGAAAGATGCTAAGGCTTTGGGGCTGATTCAGGGAGCGGTTTCTGATGAGATATTTCCTTGGATCTCTCACAAAGATACTTCTAAGGGAGCATGGGATATCTTGATGCAAGAATTCCATGGCAACAAACAGGTTAGAAGTGTTGAATTACAAGGTCTTCGTAGAGAATTCGAATATACCAAAATGAGAGATGATGAATCTTTGCTTGTTTATCTTACAAAATTGTTTAATCTGATAAATCAAATGAGAAGTTATGGAGAGGAACTGTCTAGAGAGAGAATTGTGCTGAAAATGttgattagtttaccctctacATATGATTCTATATGCTCTGTGATTGAACACTCAAGGGATATAGATGTGATTGAGGTTCAAGAGGTAGTTGACTCGTTAAAAAGTTTCGCACAGAGATTGGGGAGACATAATGAGAATAAGACTGAGAGAGCATTTGCAAGTCTCATTGTGAACTCCAAACCTGCCAATTCCTTTGGGAATGAAAACAATCGGTACCAgaagaattggaaaccaaaatttaaaaagtggGATAAAAAACCTACTTACCAATTTGAGAAGCAAATTGTAGCTGCAGAAG TTGATAAGAAGTCCATTGAAGATGTATGGTATGTGGACAGTGGTTGTAGTAACCATATGACTGGCAAAGAGGATGTGCTAGTTGATATTGACAAAAGCATAACTGCAAAAGTAGAAATGGGGACAGGACATTTGGTTAATGTAATTGGAAAAGGAAGTTTAATGGTTAACACTAAGATGGAAAGAAGGTATATCAAAGAAGTAATGCTTGTCTCAGGTCTAAAAGAGAATTTACTCAGTGTAGTGCAGATGATGGAGCATGGATACTTTCTGATTTTTAGAGATAACAAGGTTGAAATTTATGATGACTCTTCTCTTTCTAATCTGGTTGCCAAG ACTGTTACAAAGGCTAGAAATAG GTATAAGTTGAAGAAACTGAGAAGTGACAAAGGAGGAGAGTATACATCCATGGAGTTCAACAAGTTTTGTGAAGAAATGAGAATGGAAAGATAA